GTGCCGGTGCCCTACGCGGCGCATATGGAAGCCGCGGCGCTGCCGCAGGTGGCGGACATCGTGGCCGCCGCCCGCGCGCTGCTGCAGCCGGCGGGGTAGCGCATATGGCCGACTTCCTGATGCCCTCGCTGGGCGCCGACATGGAGACAGGCAAGCTGGTGCAGTGGCTGGTCAAGCCCGGTGATCGCGTCAAGTCCGGTGACGTGGTGGCGGTGGTGGAGACGCACAAGGGCGCCATCGACGTGGAAATCTTCCTCGATGGCGTTATCGACAACCTGGCGCCGCTGGATCAGGAGGTGCCGGTGGGGACCGTGCTGGCCACTGTGCGGCAGAGCGGCGAAACCGCCGCGCAGGCTGTGGCGGCCGTTGCTCCGGCAGCTGTTAGCATACCGGTGCCAGTCATGACGGAGGCCAGCGCAGAGCCAGCCCGCTCTGTGGCCAACGTTGGCCGCATGCGCGTCAGCCCGGCGGCGCGGCAGCGGGCGCAGCAGCTGGGCGTGGAGTTGGCGGCGCTGGTTGGGCGCGGGACAGGCGAGGGCGGTGCCGTCTGCCTGCGCGACGTCGAAGCGGCCGTGTCCAGACACCCGGCAGAGGCGGCAGCCGCGACCGGCAGCGACGTGCATCGCGGTTTCGACCCGGCGCAGATGCGGCAGGCCATCGCCGCGGCGATGGGCCGTTCCAAGCGCGAGATCCCGCACTACTACCTGACCGACAGCATCGACTTCGGCGTCGCCGCGCAGTGGCTGGCGGCCTGGAACGCCGAGCGGCCGCCCGAGCAGCGGCTGCTGGCGGCGGTGCTGCTGTTGAAGGCCTGCGCGCGGGCGCTGCAGGCGTATCCGCAGTTCAACGGCTTTTATGAGGACGGCGGCTTTCGGGCCGCGGCGGGCATCCATCCCGGCTGGGCCGTCTCGCTGCGCGGCGGCGGGCTGGTCGCCCCGGCCATCCACGACGCGGACCGCCTGAGCCTGCCGCAGCTGATGACCGCCATGCGCGATCTGGTGCAGCGGGCACGGGCGGGCAGCCTGCGCAGCTCGGAGCTGGCCGACCCGAGCATCACCCTGACCAACCTCGGCGAGCGCGGCGCCGAGAGCGTGCTGGGGGTGATCTACCCGCCGCAGGTCGCCATCATCGGTTTTGGCCGCGTGCAGCCGCGGCCGTGGGTGCTGGACGGGCAGCTGGCGGTGCGCGAGATGCTGAGTGTGAGCCTGGCGGCGGACCACCGGGTGACCGACGGTCACTTGGGCGGGCAGCTGCTGGCCGCCATCAATGACGCCCTGCAGCACCCGGACACGCTATGAGAATCGAACAAGGAGACGAGGCATGGATAAGGACGACGTGATGGCGCTGGTCGGCAAGGTACTGGCCGGCATCGCCCCGGAGGCCGATCTGGCCGGGGTCGGCGACGACGAGGACCTGCGCGCGGCGCTGGATCTGGACTCGATGGATTTTCTCAACCTCATCATCGGCCTGAGCCAGGGCAGCGGGATGGCAATCGCCGAGAAGGACTACCCCAAGCTTTTCACCATCAAGGGCATTCAAGATTTCTTGTCTTGAATGTCCTTGTCGAGGTCCGCGATGCCAGCTTGGTGCTGGTTAGTCTTACTGCGGAACATCCGCAGGCGTATGACCGGCGGTCGTGTTTGCAGGCCTTTACTGGACATGAGTCAGTTGCGGCTACCGCTGCCTGATGGCAGCGGCGGTGCAGTGCCCATCGTCAAAGCCCCGGGTCAGATGCCCATGACGGCATTGACCGGGATTGAGATGCGCGACTCGCTGCCAGCGTGGGCCTCGGTGCCATGTTCCAGCCAGTTGGGGAACACCAGTAGCTGGCCGGCTTCCGGGGCAATGGAAATCTCGCTGCCGGCGTTGGGGCGCAAGCTGCCCTGCCACGGCGACAGCAGCGCGCCGGGGCGCGGGTCGCGCAGCACGATGGGCCCGCTGCCGGCGGGTACCTTCAGGTAGTAGCAGGCGCTGAGCAGGGCACCGGCGTGATTGTGGAAGGTGTTGTAGCCGCCGGCGTCATGCACATTGGCCCAAGCTTTCAGCTGATAGCGGTGCAGTGGCGGGCCCATTTCGTTGAAGATGAAATCGAAAACGGTGCGCACCGCCTGTGCCAGCGGCAGAAAAAGCGGGTCGTCAAACAGTGTCTGCACACTGTTCCAGCCCATGCGGTTGGAGCGTCCCTCCGCAACCGGATTCTGCTGCCGCCACGACTCGATCTGTGCTGTCCATTGCGGCACGTGTTCGTTCAGGGCTGACAGGCTGACCGACCAGACCCGGGTCGGAAACAGCTCCATATGGGCAAGATTGAGTTGTTGCATCGAGGTATTTTTCAATGTTTGTTTATAAAGTGCGCTGAATAGCAGCAGTTTTGCTGTGAGGGCTGTGTGCCGACAGTTTGGGCTCTTGGCGGCGTAACGCCTGTATTGACAGCCTTTTGCCCCCGATTTTCGGGTGTGAAAAACCACAGTCTGGATAATAAGGCGGCCGTTGCTATGACATTTTATTTTCAAGTTGTCCTTATGTAATCACAATGTCGCCACCCGTACCAGACTAGGAATCGCTATGCCTACCCCATTCTCCACCCGTCCTGCCTGCGGCCAACCTGCCAGCAAGCAAAAACCGCTGGTGCTGGCCACCGCCGCCGCCTTCTTCGCCTTGGCCGCCGGTTCGGCGCAGGCGACTCCTTGCACCACCTCCGTCACCACCGAGACAACTACGGCGGAGACGGTATGCAGCGACCTGACCGTTAGCTCTGCCGGCAAGATCGATGTGAGTGGCAGCACAGCCGTTACCGTCAGTACTGGCAGCGAGTTTTCTACCTCCATTGACAACAGTGGCCGCATCACCGGCAATACTGCGATTTATGTGCAGGATACCTCAGGTACTTACAGCACCCAGATCA
Above is a genomic segment from Vogesella indigofera containing:
- a CDS encoding dihydrolipoamide acetyltransferase family protein; this translates as MADFLMPSLGADMETGKLVQWLVKPGDRVKSGDVVAVVETHKGAIDVEIFLDGVIDNLAPLDQEVPVGTVLATVRQSGETAAQAVAAVAPAAVSIPVPVMTEASAEPARSVANVGRMRVSPAARQRAQQLGVELAALVGRGTGEGGAVCLRDVEAAVSRHPAEAAAATGSDVHRGFDPAQMRQAIAAAMGRSKREIPHYYLTDSIDFGVAAQWLAAWNAERPPEQRLLAAVLLLKACARALQAYPQFNGFYEDGGFRAAAGIHPGWAVSLRGGGLVAPAIHDADRLSLPQLMTAMRDLVQRARAGSLRSSELADPSITLTNLGERGAESVLGVIYPPQVAIIGFGRVQPRPWVLDGQLAVREMLSVSLAADHRVTDGHLGGQLLAAINDALQHPDTL
- a CDS encoding acyl carrier protein gives rise to the protein MDKDDVMALVGKVLAGIAPEADLAGVGDDEDLRAALDLDSMDFLNLIIGLSQGSGMAIAEKDYPKLFTIKGIQDFLS
- a CDS encoding TIGR02466 family protein, translating into MQQLNLAHMELFPTRVWSVSLSALNEHVPQWTAQIESWRQQNPVAEGRSNRMGWNSVQTLFDDPLFLPLAQAVRTVFDFIFNEMGPPLHRYQLKAWANVHDAGGYNTFHNHAGALLSACYYLKVPAGSGPIVLRDPRPGALLSPWQGSLRPNAGSEISIAPEAGQLLVFPNWLEHGTEAHAGSESRISIPVNAVMGI